From the Manihot esculenta cultivar AM560-2 chromosome 3, M.esculenta_v8, whole genome shotgun sequence genome, one window contains:
- the LOC110612331 gene encoding protein JINGUBANG — protein sequence MEFYRKRALHTLMSEEGNTIMEPPTITLPSITTFQEMHDRDQLRFSSPRSPTTDFTNKLNLIPPASPESPWTLSPLHTPSPSLLYHCIASLHRNEGNIFSIAVSKGVIFTGSESKRIRAWRQPDCMERGHLRASSGEVRAILAHGNVLFSAHKDRKIRILNFTVSENFRMRKVSTLPRRNSFRLFSKSNSQRHKDCVSCMAYYHAEGLLYTGSYDRTVKVWRVSDKICVDSFAAHEDNVNAIVVNQDDGWVFTCSIDGSVKIWRRVYRENSHILTMTLKFQQSPVNCLALSSTFTNCFLYSGSSDGTINFWEKEKFSGRFNHGGFLQGHRFAVLCLAAVEKFIFSGSVDTTIRVWRREEGSYFHECLAILDGHRGPVRCLAACMEMEKVVMGFLVYSASLDHSFKIWRVKILPEEKFCMDHADKSDCKSKLMEYEMSPVLSPSWVERKLRISPFQ from the coding sequence ATGGAATTCTACAGAAAGAGAGCTCTGCATACCTTAATGTCTGAAGAGGGAAATACAATAATGGAACCTCCTACTATTACTCTCCCTTCCATTACAACCTTTCAAGAAATGCACGATCGAGATCAGCTCCGGTTCAGCTCTCCAAGGTCTCCGACTACTGACTTCACCAATAAGCTTAACTTAATCCCACCAGCCAGCCCTGAGTCACCCTGGACTCTCTCTCCTCTCCACACCCCATCACCTTCTCTTCTCTATCATTGCATAGCCTCGCTTCATCGCAACGAAGGCAACATCTTCTCCATTGCTGTCTCAAAAGGAGTAATCTTCACTGGCTCTGAAAGTAAGCGCATACGTGCATGGAGGCAGCCTGATTGCATGGAACGTGGTCATCTCAGGGCAAGCTCAGGCGAAGTTCGAGCCATTTTAGCTCATGGTAATGTACTTTTTTCAGCTCATAAAGATCGTAAAATTCGAATCTTGAACTTCACAGTTTCAGAGAATTTTCGAATGAGAAAGGTCTCCACATTACCTAGAAGAAATTCATTTCGTTTATTCTCTAAATCAAACTCACAAAGACATAAGGATTGTGTTTCTTGCATGGCTTATTACCACGCAGAAGGGCTCTTATACACTGGTTCATATGATAGAACAGTTAAAGTTTGGAGGGTTTCAGATAAAATATGTGTAGACTCATTTGCAGCTCATGAAGATAATGTAAACGCTATAGTAGTGAACCAAGATGATGGGTGGGTTTTCACTTGCTCAATAGATGGATCAGTTAAGATATGGAGAAGAGTTTACAGAGAAAATTCTCACATTCTCACAATGACACTAAAATTCCAGCAATCTCCAGTCAATTGCTTAGCCTTAAGCTCCACCTTCACCAACTGTTTTCTCTATTCAGGATCCTCAGATGGAACCATAAATTTCTGGGAGAAAGAGAAATTTTCTGGCAGGTTTAACCATGGCGGATTCTTGCAAGGCCACCGTTTCGCCGTTCTTTGTCTAGCGGCTGTGGAGAAGTTTATATTCAGTGGATCAGTGGACACGACAATAAGGGTTTGGAGGAGAGAAGAAGGAAGCTATTTCCATGAATGTTTAGCAATTTTAGATGGGCACAGAGGGCCAGTGAGATGCTTGGCTGCTTGCATGGAAATGGAGAAAGTTGTGATGGGGTTTTTGGTGTATAGTGCAAGCTTGGATCACTCATTCAAGATATGGAGGGTTAAGATTTTGCCTGAAGAAAAATTTTGCATGGATCATGCAGATAAGAGCGATTGCAAGAGTAAGTTGATGGAATATGAGATGAGTCCTGTCTTGTCTCCTTCTTGGGTAGAGAGAAAACTTAGAATTAGCCCTTTTCAGTAG